One part of the Streptomyces lienomycini genome encodes these proteins:
- a CDS encoding acyltransferase, with product MPHRKNTFSSWRSRLAQRAVHAGWAWVQRTGSVTAAHPGRFRFGALGTGTRLAFPLGTVFGEPWIHVGAHCIIGEQVTLTAGLMPDLDLGPEPILRIGDGVVLGRGSHVIADTTVTVGSDCYFGPYVYVTSTNHSYDDPHRPIGKQWPRMDPVEIGPGCWIGTGAVILPGARIGRNVVVAAGAVVRGTVPDHAVVAGAPARVVRRWTPAEGWQPPLRTPAPVPIPDGVTPGQLRELSKLDDEAVARLAALDDPAKGAGRLAEPAAES from the coding sequence GTGCCCCACCGCAAGAACACGTTCTCGTCCTGGCGGAGCCGCCTCGCTCAGCGGGCCGTCCACGCGGGCTGGGCCTGGGTGCAGCGCACCGGTTCCGTCACCGCCGCGCACCCCGGACGCTTCCGCTTCGGCGCCCTCGGCACGGGCACCCGGCTCGCCTTCCCCCTCGGCACCGTCTTCGGCGAGCCCTGGATCCATGTCGGTGCCCACTGCATCATCGGCGAGCAGGTCACGCTGACCGCCGGGCTCATGCCCGACCTCGACCTCGGCCCGGAGCCGATCCTGCGCATCGGCGACGGAGTCGTCCTCGGCCGCGGCAGCCACGTCATCGCGGACACCACCGTCACCGTCGGCAGCGACTGCTACTTCGGCCCGTACGTCTACGTCACCTCCACCAACCACTCCTACGACGACCCGCACCGGCCCATCGGCAAGCAGTGGCCCCGGATGGACCCGGTGGAGATCGGCCCCGGGTGCTGGATCGGCACCGGCGCGGTCATCCTGCCGGGCGCCCGGATCGGCCGGAACGTGGTCGTGGCCGCCGGTGCCGTCGTCCGGGGCACGGTCCCCGACCACGCGGTGGTGGCGGGCGCCCCCGCCCGAGTCGTTCGCCGCTGGACACCCGCCGAGGGCTGGCAGCCGCCGCTGCGGACACCGGCCCCGGTGCCGATCCCCGACGGGGTCACGCCAGGGCAGCTGCGGGAGCTGTCGAAGCTGGACGACGAGGCGGTGGCCCGGCTCGCCGCGCTGGACGACCCGGCCAAGGGGGCGGGCCGGCTCGCGGAACCGGCCGCGGAGAGCTGA
- a CDS encoding DedA family protein, with protein sequence MHVQEWLDTVPAAAVYAVVGLVIGLESLGIPLPGEIILVSAALLSSQHGGIDPLVLGACASAGAVIGDSIGYAIGRKGGRPLLAWLGAKFPKHFSEGHVATAERSFQKWGMWAVFFGRFVALLRIFAGPLAGVLRMPYWKFLIANVLGGILWAGGTTAVIYYVGVVAEDWLKRFSWLGLVVAVLIGVASMLIVKRRASKAQQTPEPVAAGE encoded by the coding sequence TTGCACGTCCAGGAATGGCTCGACACGGTGCCCGCGGCGGCCGTCTACGCCGTCGTCGGACTGGTCATCGGTCTGGAGAGCCTGGGCATCCCGTTGCCCGGCGAGATCATCCTGGTGTCGGCGGCCCTGCTGTCGTCGCAGCACGGCGGAATCGACCCGCTGGTCCTCGGAGCCTGCGCCAGCGCGGGCGCGGTGATCGGCGACTCCATCGGCTACGCCATCGGCCGCAAGGGTGGCCGGCCGCTGCTGGCCTGGCTGGGCGCGAAGTTCCCCAAGCACTTCAGCGAGGGGCACGTCGCCACCGCCGAGCGGTCCTTCCAGAAGTGGGGCATGTGGGCCGTCTTCTTCGGCCGCTTCGTCGCCCTGCTGCGCATCTTCGCCGGCCCGCTGGCCGGTGTGCTGCGGATGCCTTACTGGAAGTTCCTGATCGCCAACGTCCTCGGCGGCATCCTGTGGGCGGGCGGCACCACCGCCGTCATCTACTACGTCGGCGTCGTCGCGGAGGACTGGCTCAAGCGCTTCTCGTGGCTGGGCCTGGTGGTCGCGGTCCTGATCGGCGTCGCCTCCATGCTGATCGTCAAGCGGAGGGCGAGTAAGGCCCAGCAGACGCCCGAGCCGGTCGCCGCCGGGGAGTGA
- a CDS encoding cation diffusion facilitator family transporter — protein MSDPHRHHHHDEHPHPDRSPADRWRRLAHRLAHRLTPHSHESADKLDPALESSARGLRALWVSLAVLGGTALAQAAVVVVSGSVALLGDTVHNTADALTAVPLGIAFVLGRRAATRRFTYGYGRAEDLAGVVIVLTITASAVLAAWTAVDRLLDPRPVAHVPAVAVAALAGFAGNEWVARHRIRVGREIGSAALVADGLHARTDGYTSLAVLLGAGGTALGWQLADPLVGLAITAAIVLVLRDAAREVFRRLMDAVDPALVDRAERALGEVPGVRGVGELRLRWIGHRLRAEVALVVDGEATVREAHRIAVAAEHALLHAVPRLTAALVHADPAPSAGEADPHLAIAHHATA, from the coding sequence ATGAGCGACCCGCACCGGCATCACCACCACGACGAGCACCCCCACCCCGACCGCTCCCCCGCCGACCGGTGGCGCCGGCTCGCGCACCGCCTCGCGCACCGGCTCACCCCCCACTCGCACGAGAGCGCCGACAAGCTGGACCCGGCCCTGGAGTCCTCGGCCCGCGGGCTGCGCGCCCTGTGGGTGTCCCTGGCGGTGCTGGGTGGGACGGCCCTCGCACAGGCGGCCGTGGTGGTGGTCTCCGGGTCGGTGGCGCTGCTCGGCGACACCGTGCACAACACCGCGGACGCGCTGACCGCCGTCCCGCTGGGCATCGCCTTCGTCCTGGGCCGGCGCGCGGCCACCCGGCGCTTCACCTACGGCTACGGGCGGGCGGAGGACCTGGCCGGTGTCGTGATCGTCCTGACGATCACCGCGTCCGCGGTCCTCGCGGCGTGGACGGCGGTGGACCGGCTGCTCGACCCGCGCCCGGTCGCGCACGTCCCGGCGGTCGCGGTGGCCGCCCTGGCCGGCTTCGCCGGGAACGAGTGGGTGGCCCGCCACCGGATCCGCGTGGGCCGGGAGATCGGCTCCGCCGCGCTGGTCGCCGACGGGCTGCACGCCCGCACCGACGGCTACACGTCACTGGCCGTGCTGCTGGGCGCCGGAGGCACGGCCCTCGGCTGGCAACTCGCCGACCCGCTGGTGGGGCTGGCGATCACGGCCGCGATCGTCCTGGTCCTGCGGGACGCGGCGCGCGAGGTGTTCCGGCGCCTGATGGACGCCGTCGATCCGGCGCTGGTGGACCGGGCCGAGCGCGCACTGGGCGAGGTCCCCGGCGTGCGCGGGGTGGGTGAGCTGCGGCTGCGCTGGATCGGGCACCGGCTGCGCGCCGAGGTCGCCCTGGTGGTGGACGGCGAGGCGACGGTCCGCGAGGCCCATCGCATCGCCGTGGCGGCCGAGCACGCCCTGCTGCACGCGGTGCCGCGGCTCACCGCCGCCCTGGTCCACGCCGACCCGGCGCCGTCCGCGGGCGAGGCGGATCCGCACCTGGCGATCGCCCACCACGCCACCGCGTGA
- a CDS encoding AAA family ATPase, producing the protein MMTCSPAVPSRLDVAGELLALLRDTTTEPRPDIQLEALTLAVAADLPVLLWGEPGIGKTAALTQLATALDLPLTTVIASVHEPSDFSGLPVVGDDPAEQGVPMAPPDWAVRLVRAGRGLLFLDELSTAPPAVQAALLRLVLERRIGALRLPPGVRIVAAANPRSSAADGWELSPPLANRFVHLQWTHDQDVVVRGLGGTWPRATLPGLDAARVGEAVRYARRAVCEFLTARPGLVHRLPGGETRRGGAWPSPRSWEMSLCLIAFATAAGSSREVLSLLVRGTVGDGPGLELMAGLDRMDLPDPETLLADPAGAVLPERGDLRQAVLDGVVAAVRKRPERSRWDAAWALLARAMETGAPDVVVVPATTLAALRQGDWDVPASIDRLAGAMALSRRADRAADRAAARIAGTAQAAR; encoded by the coding sequence ATGATGACATGTTCCCCTGCCGTGCCCTCCCGGCTCGACGTCGCCGGCGAACTGCTGGCACTCCTGCGTGACACGACCACCGAACCGCGGCCCGACATCCAACTGGAGGCGCTCACCCTGGCCGTGGCCGCCGACCTGCCCGTGCTGCTGTGGGGAGAACCCGGCATCGGGAAGACCGCGGCCCTGACCCAGCTCGCCACCGCCCTCGATCTCCCGCTGACCACCGTGATCGCCAGCGTGCACGAGCCCTCCGACTTCTCCGGCCTGCCCGTCGTCGGCGACGATCCGGCCGAGCAGGGCGTTCCGATGGCCCCGCCGGACTGGGCGGTCCGCCTGGTGCGGGCCGGCCGCGGACTGCTGTTCCTCGACGAGCTGTCCACCGCACCGCCCGCCGTCCAGGCCGCGCTGCTCCGCCTGGTCCTCGAACGGCGGATCGGCGCGCTGCGGCTGCCGCCCGGCGTGCGGATCGTGGCCGCCGCCAACCCGCGCTCCTCGGCGGCCGACGGCTGGGAGCTGAGCCCGCCCCTGGCCAACCGGTTCGTCCATCTGCAGTGGACCCACGACCAGGACGTGGTCGTACGCGGTCTCGGCGGGACCTGGCCCCGGGCGACCCTGCCCGGCCTCGACGCGGCCCGGGTGGGAGAGGCCGTGCGCTACGCGCGCCGTGCGGTGTGCGAGTTCCTCACCGCCCGCCCCGGGCTCGTGCACCGACTGCCCGGCGGCGAGACGCGCCGCGGCGGTGCCTGGCCGTCGCCCCGGAGCTGGGAGATGAGCCTGTGCCTGATCGCCTTCGCGACCGCGGCCGGTTCGTCCCGGGAGGTGCTCTCCCTGCTGGTGCGCGGGACCGTGGGGGACGGACCGGGACTCGAACTGATGGCGGGCCTGGACCGCATGGACCTCCCGGACCCCGAGACGCTGCTCGCCGACCCGGCGGGTGCCGTACTGCCCGAACGGGGGGACCTGCGCCAGGCCGTGCTGGACGGGGTGGTGGCCGCCGTGCGCAAGCGGCCGGAGCGGTCCCGGTGGGACGCGGCGTGGGCACTGCTGGCCCGGGCGATGGAGACCGGCGCCCCGGACGTCGTGGTCGTCCCGGCGACGACGCTCGCCGCGCTGCGGCAGGGGGACTGGGACGTCCCGGCCTCGATCGACCGACTCGCCGGCGCCATGGCCCTGTCCCGCCGCGCCGACCGCGCCGCCGACCGCGCGGCGGCACGGATCGCCGGCACGGCGCAGGCGGCCCGATGA
- a CDS encoding TVP38/TMEM64 family protein, giving the protein MLDATTRSGGNAMVSPRTAATELAVATSSGPVAPAGFAARATRVLLSPWSRLSLLVALLVSAATAVLLFQPQQLLTNGWPPQLGGAAAALAYAVAYGLCTVAFVPRPLLNLAAGALFGSQLGLASALAGTVLGAGIAFCLGRVLGQEALRPLLRGKWLQAADGQLSRHGFRSMLAARLFPGVPFAAANYCAAVSRMGLLPFLLATALGSIPNTAAYVVAGARASTPTSPAFLIALACIALPGLAGAVVAWRKRHRLRGH; this is encoded by the coding sequence ATGCTCGATGCCACCACCCGCTCTGGGGGCAACGCCATGGTCTCTCCCCGGACCGCCGCGACGGAGCTCGCCGTCGCCACCTCTTCCGGGCCGGTCGCGCCTGCCGGCTTCGCCGCCCGTGCGACGAGAGTGCTGCTCTCGCCGTGGTCCCGGCTCTCCCTGCTCGTCGCCCTGCTGGTCTCGGCCGCGACGGCCGTGCTCCTGTTCCAGCCACAGCAGTTGCTGACCAACGGCTGGCCACCACAGCTCGGCGGGGCCGCCGCGGCCCTCGCCTACGCGGTGGCGTACGGGCTGTGCACGGTCGCCTTCGTGCCGCGCCCGCTGCTCAACCTGGCGGCCGGCGCCCTGTTCGGCTCGCAGTTGGGGCTCGCCTCCGCGCTGGCCGGTACGGTGCTCGGCGCCGGGATCGCCTTCTGTCTCGGCCGGGTGCTGGGCCAGGAGGCGCTGCGTCCGCTGCTGCGGGGCAAGTGGCTGCAGGCCGCCGACGGACAGCTGAGCCGGCACGGTTTCCGTTCGATGCTGGCGGCGCGGCTGTTTCCCGGGGTGCCGTTCGCCGCGGCCAACTACTGCGCCGCCGTCTCCCGCATGGGCCTGCTGCCCTTCCTGCTGGCCACGGCGCTCGGCTCGATCCCCAACACCGCCGCCTACGTCGTCGCGGGCGCCCGCGCCTCCACGCCCACGTCGCCGGCGTTCCTGATCGCGCTGGCCTGTATCGCCCTGCCGGGGCTGGCGGGCGCGGTGGTGGCCTGGCGCAAGCGGCATCGGCTGCGCGGGCACTGA
- a CDS encoding gamma carbonic anhydrase family protein, with amino-acid sequence MTQKALITGIGGKEPTVDAEAFVAPTCSVVGDVTLHAGASVWYGAVLRGDVERISVGASSNVQDNCTLHADPGFPVTVGERVSIGHNAVVHGATVEDDCLIGMGATVLNGAVIGAGSLVAAQALVPQGMRVPPGSLVAGVPAKVKRELTEEERQGVTLNGTMYAALAGEHRDAVGQVR; translated from the coding sequence ATGACACAGAAGGCGCTGATCACGGGCATCGGCGGCAAGGAACCGACGGTGGACGCGGAGGCGTTCGTGGCACCGACGTGCTCGGTCGTCGGTGATGTGACGCTGCACGCCGGGGCGAGCGTCTGGTACGGCGCCGTGCTGCGGGGCGACGTCGAGCGGATCTCCGTCGGCGCGAGCAGCAACGTCCAGGACAACTGCACGCTCCACGCCGACCCGGGCTTCCCCGTCACCGTCGGCGAGCGCGTCTCCATCGGGCACAACGCCGTGGTGCACGGCGCCACCGTCGAGGACGACTGCCTGATCGGCATGGGCGCCACGGTCCTCAACGGCGCGGTGATCGGCGCCGGTTCACTGGTCGCCGCGCAGGCCCTGGTCCCGCAGGGGATGCGGGTGCCGCCGGGGTCGCTGGTCGCGGGGGTCCCGGCGAAGGTCAAGCGGGAGCTGACGGAGGAGGAGCGTCAGGGGGTCACGCTGAACGGCACGATGTACGCGGCGCTGGCCGGGGAGCATCGGGATGCGGTGGGACAGGTGCGGTGA
- a CDS encoding YbaK/EbsC family protein, translated as MHAPIGNFDSATPAPDRLDDLTRPVADGVRRWNGTVPADRILYVDTEPEWADTATFVEHYGRELLEQSANCVVVSGKRGGGTTLAACVVLSTTRVDVNGVVRRRLGARKASFAPMDTATGETGMEYGGITPVGLPADWPVLVDAAVVDLPYVLVGSGRRRGKLLVPGKAFAELPGAEVVEGLGVA; from the coding sequence ATGCACGCACCCATCGGGAACTTCGACAGCGCCACGCCTGCCCCCGACCGCCTCGACGACCTGACCCGCCCCGTCGCCGACGGCGTACGCCGCTGGAACGGCACCGTACCGGCCGACCGGATCCTCTACGTCGACACCGAACCGGAATGGGCCGACACCGCCACCTTCGTCGAGCACTACGGCCGTGAGCTGCTCGAACAGTCCGCCAACTGCGTGGTGGTCAGCGGCAAGCGGGGCGGCGGGACGACGCTCGCCGCCTGTGTGGTGCTCTCCACCACCCGGGTCGACGTCAACGGTGTCGTACGCCGTCGCCTAGGGGCGCGCAAGGCATCCTTCGCCCCGATGGACACCGCCACCGGCGAGACCGGCATGGAGTACGGCGGCATCACCCCGGTCGGCCTGCCCGCCGACTGGCCCGTGCTCGTCGACGCGGCCGTCGTCGACCTGCCGTACGTCCTCGTCGGCAGCGGGCGCCGCCGCGGCAAGCTGCTGGTGCCCGGCAAGGCCTTCGCGGAGCTGCCCGGCGCGGAGGTTGTGGAAGGGCTCGGCGTCGCCTGA
- a CDS encoding vWA domain-containing protein yields the protein MSPGSTTVPDRVVIDLEKLFTARLQAARARPYLATALFALHVVPSRRVPTMAVDTHWRCYASPVFVDRRPVEELAGVWVHEVSHLLRDHHGRSDRVARERGLTGPAERLRMNIAADCEINDDAFGDGLVRPEGAVDPAFLQLPDGQLMEDYLRQFRLGRLTESLAWLDCGSGADGLERDWDLGPDGADGLSEQERDAVRFRVARGINARPGSAPKGWRRWAEKVFHPPQPWRELLGAAVRSATSSGGAGEDYTYGRPSRRSAGTPGVVLPSLRRRPPRVAVVIDTSGSVSDAELGSALLEVAAIARAVGGRRDLVSVVPCDASARAAHSLCRAEGIPLTGGGGTDLRTGFAKALRSSPAPDAVVVLTDGQTPWPDTRPACRTVVGLFPRERSNGSWDEDDPEYVPDTPPEWARVVVIESGPGTAR from the coding sequence ATGAGCCCGGGGAGTACGACCGTGCCGGACCGGGTCGTGATCGACCTGGAGAAGCTCTTCACCGCCCGGCTGCAGGCCGCCCGGGCCCGGCCCTACCTGGCGACGGCGCTGTTCGCGCTGCACGTCGTCCCGTCGCGGAGGGTGCCGACGATGGCCGTCGACACGCACTGGCGGTGCTACGCCTCGCCGGTCTTCGTGGACCGTAGGCCCGTGGAGGAACTGGCCGGGGTCTGGGTGCACGAGGTGTCGCACCTGCTGCGCGACCATCACGGGCGCAGCGACCGGGTGGCGCGCGAGCGCGGGCTGACGGGCCCGGCGGAACGGCTGCGGATGAACATCGCCGCCGACTGCGAGATCAACGACGACGCGTTCGGCGACGGCCTGGTCCGCCCCGAGGGCGCCGTCGACCCGGCGTTCCTGCAACTGCCGGACGGGCAGCTCATGGAGGACTACCTGCGCCAGTTCCGGCTCGGGCGGCTCACCGAGAGCCTGGCCTGGCTGGACTGCGGCAGCGGCGCCGACGGCCTCGAACGGGACTGGGACCTCGGTCCCGACGGCGCGGACGGACTCAGCGAGCAGGAACGGGACGCGGTGCGCTTCCGGGTGGCGCGGGGCATCAACGCCCGTCCGGGAAGCGCCCCGAAGGGATGGCGGCGGTGGGCGGAGAAGGTGTTCCACCCGCCGCAGCCCTGGCGCGAGTTGCTGGGCGCGGCGGTCCGCTCGGCCACCTCCTCGGGCGGCGCGGGAGAGGACTACACGTACGGCCGGCCGTCGCGCCGCTCCGCCGGAACGCCCGGCGTCGTCCTGCCCAGCCTGCGGCGCAGACCGCCCCGGGTCGCCGTGGTCATCGACACCTCCGGGTCCGTCAGCGACGCCGAACTGGGCAGCGCGCTCCTCGAGGTCGCCGCGATCGCCCGCGCCGTCGGCGGCCGGCGCGACCTGGTCAGCGTGGTGCCGTGCGACGCGTCGGCCCGCGCCGCGCACTCCCTGTGCCGGGCCGAGGGGATCCCGCTGACGGGCGGCGGCGGGACGGACCTGCGCACCGGCTTCGCCAAGGCGCTGCGGTCGAGCCCGGCGCCGGACGCCGTCGTGGTCCTGACCGACGGGCAGACGCCCTGGCCGGACACCCGGCCGGCATGCCGGACCGTGGTGGGCTTGTTCCCCCGGGAGCGGTCGAACGGGTCCTGGGACGAGGACGACCCCGAGTACGTCCCCGACACCCCGCCCGAATGGGCCCGCGTGGTGGTCATCGAGTCCGGTCCGGGCACCGCCCGGTGA
- the tuf gene encoding elongation factor Tu: MSKTAYVRTKPHLNIGTMGHVDHGKTTLTAAITKVLAERGADGTTRYVSFDRIDRAPEEAARGITINIAHVEYETDTRHYAHVDMPGHADYVKNMVTGAAQLDGAILVVSALDGIMPQTAEHVLLARQVGVNHIVVALNKADAGDEELTDLVELEVRELLTAHGYGGDAVPVVRVSGLKALEGDPRWTASVEALLDAVDTYVPMPERYVDAPFLLPVENVLTITGRGTVVTGAVERGTVRVGDRVEVLGASVETVVTGLETFGKPMAEAQAGDNVALLLRGVARDTVRRGHVVAAPGSVAPARRFTARVYVLSTREGGRSTPLTTGYRPQFYIRTADVVGDVDLGEAAVARPGDTVTMTVELGRDVPLETGLGFAIREGGRTVGAGTVTAVG, encoded by the coding sequence ATGTCCAAGACGGCGTACGTCCGCACCAAACCGCATCTGAACATCGGCACGATGGGCCATGTCGACCACGGCAAGACCACCCTGACCGCCGCCATCACCAAGGTCCTCGCCGAGCGCGGGGCCGACGGCACCACCCGGTACGTCTCCTTCGACCGCATCGACCGCGCCCCGGAGGAGGCGGCGCGCGGCATCACCATCAACATCGCGCACGTCGAGTACGAGACCGACACCCGGCACTACGCGCACGTCGACATGCCCGGCCACGCCGACTACGTCAAGAACATGGTCACCGGCGCCGCCCAGCTCGACGGGGCGATCCTCGTCGTCTCCGCGCTGGACGGGATCATGCCGCAGACCGCCGAACACGTGCTGCTCGCCCGACAGGTGGGCGTGAACCACATCGTCGTCGCCCTCAACAAGGCCGACGCGGGCGACGAGGAACTGACCGACCTCGTCGAGCTGGAGGTCCGCGAACTGCTCACCGCGCACGGCTACGGCGGCGACGCGGTGCCCGTCGTACGGGTCTCCGGGCTCAAGGCGCTGGAGGGCGACCCGCGGTGGACGGCGTCCGTCGAGGCGCTGCTCGACGCGGTGGACACGTATGTGCCCATGCCCGAGCGGTACGTGGACGCGCCGTTCCTGCTGCCGGTGGAGAACGTGCTCACCATCACCGGCCGCGGCACCGTCGTCACGGGAGCCGTCGAGCGCGGCACCGTCCGCGTCGGTGACCGTGTCGAGGTGCTCGGGGCGTCCGTCGAGACCGTCGTCACCGGCCTGGAGACCTTCGGCAAGCCGATGGCGGAGGCCCAGGCCGGGGACAACGTGGCGCTGCTGCTGCGCGGGGTCGCCCGCGACACGGTGCGCCGCGGGCACGTGGTCGCCGCGCCCGGCAGCGTCGCGCCCGCGCGCCGCTTCACGGCGCGGGTGTACGTGCTGTCGACGCGCGAGGGCGGGCGGTCGACGCCGCTCACCACCGGCTACCGGCCGCAGTTCTACATCCGCACCGCGGACGTGGTCGGCGACGTGGACCTCGGCGAGGCGGCCGTCGCCCGGCCCGGCGACACCGTCACCATGACGGTCGAACTGGGGCGGGACGTGCCGCTGGAGACGGGGCTCGGCTTCGCGATCCGCGAGGGCGGCCGCACCGTGGGCGCGGGGACCGTGACCGCCGTGGGATGA
- a CDS encoding ArsR/SmtB family transcription factor — translation MNARMHLSPADDAHPRTPGEEQFALAAEVLALLGDRTRLTLLHALTGGEADVTTLTEACGAARPAVSQHLARLRLAGLVGTRKDGRRVVYSLRDGHLRRLVDEALNVADHRLGDRPLHD, via the coding sequence ATGAACGCACGCATGCACCTGTCACCTGCGGACGATGCGCACCCGCGCACACCCGGCGAGGAGCAGTTCGCGCTCGCCGCCGAGGTACTCGCCCTGCTCGGCGACCGCACCCGTCTGACCCTGCTGCACGCGCTGACCGGCGGAGAGGCCGACGTCACCACCCTCACCGAGGCGTGCGGAGCGGCCCGCCCGGCGGTCAGCCAGCATCTGGCCCGGCTGCGGCTCGCGGGGCTGGTCGGCACCCGCAAGGACGGACGCCGGGTCGTGTACTCGCTGCGCGACGGACATCTGCGCCGCCTGGTCGACGAGGCGCTGAACGTGGCCGACCACCGGCTCGGCGACCGGCCCCTGCATGACTGA
- a CDS encoding DUF4442 domain-containing protein: MSIGELLAATVPMVRTLNLEYLETTPEKAVLALPDQSEYRNHVGGPHAGAMFTLGESASGAIVLAAFGDQLSRAVPLPVTAEIAFRKIALGPVTATATLGRPVAEVVAELDAGDRPEFPVSVAIRREDGAVTGEMTVIWTLRPNS, from the coding sequence ATGTCGATCGGCGAGTTGCTCGCCGCCACGGTGCCGATGGTCCGGACCCTGAACCTCGAGTACCTGGAGACCACCCCGGAGAAGGCCGTCCTGGCCCTCCCCGACCAGAGCGAGTACCGCAACCACGTCGGCGGGCCGCACGCCGGAGCCATGTTCACGCTGGGCGAGTCGGCCAGCGGCGCGATCGTGCTGGCCGCCTTCGGTGACCAGCTCTCCCGGGCGGTGCCGCTGCCGGTCACCGCGGAGATCGCCTTCAGGAAGATCGCCCTCGGCCCGGTCACCGCCACCGCGACCCTCGGCCGCCCCGTCGCCGAGGTCGTCGCCGAACTCGATGCCGGTGACCGCCCCGAATTCCCGGTGAGCGTCGCCATCCGGCGCGAGGACGGCGCCGTGACCGGTGAGATGACCGTCATATGGACCCTGCGCCCCAACAGCTGA
- a CDS encoding spermidine synthase, whose amino-acid sequence MNEAIPVSRVTDHGTAKLMPDVDRERAWLLTVDGAPQSYVDLDEPAHLEFEYTRRLGHVLDTVAEPGRALDVLHLGGGAFTLPRYVAATRPGSRQDVVEADRGLLDLVAEHLPLPPGAGITAHGADARAWLVDAPADSADVLVADVFGGSRVPAHLTSVGYVREAARVLRADGVYVANLADGAPFAFLRGQLAGFAAFFAELALIAEPGVLRGRRFGNAVLVAAHRPLDTAALARRTAADAFPARVEHGPVLREFVGDARPVGDEDAVPSPVPPAGAFGIG is encoded by the coding sequence GTGAACGAAGCCATACCGGTCAGCCGGGTCACCGACCACGGCACCGCCAAGCTCATGCCCGACGTCGACCGGGAACGGGCCTGGCTGCTCACCGTCGACGGCGCACCGCAGTCCTACGTCGACCTGGACGAGCCGGCGCACCTGGAGTTCGAGTACACGCGCCGGCTCGGCCACGTCCTGGACACGGTCGCCGAGCCGGGGCGCGCGCTGGACGTCCTGCATCTGGGCGGCGGCGCGTTCACCCTGCCCAGGTACGTGGCCGCGACCCGGCCCGGCTCGCGGCAGGACGTCGTGGAGGCCGACCGGGGGCTGCTCGACCTGGTCGCCGAGCACCTGCCGCTGCCGCCGGGCGCGGGCATCACCGCACACGGTGCCGATGCCCGCGCCTGGCTCGTGGACGCACCCGCGGACTCGGCCGACGTGCTGGTCGCCGACGTCTTCGGCGGCTCGCGGGTGCCCGCGCACCTGACCTCCGTCGGCTACGTGCGCGAGGCGGCCCGGGTGCTGCGCGCCGACGGCGTGTACGTGGCCAACCTGGCCGACGGGGCGCCCTTCGCCTTCCTGCGCGGTCAACTGGCCGGATTCGCCGCGTTCTTCGCGGAGCTGGCGCTGATCGCCGAACCGGGGGTGCTGCGCGGGCGCCGCTTCGGCAACGCGGTGCTCGTCGCCGCACACCGGCCCCTGGACACCGCGGCGCTGGCCCGGCGCACCGCCGCCGACGCCTTCCCGGCCAGGGTCGAGCACGGGCCCGTCCTGCGGGAGTTCGTCGGCGACGCCCGGCCGGTGGGCGACGAGGACGCCGTCCCGTCGCCGGTGCCGCCCGCCGGAGCGTTCGGTATCGGCTGA